In a single window of the Pseudobacteroides sp. genome:
- the thyA gene encoding thymidylate synthase has product MSKADFIFIKMCRDILENGTSSEGEVVRAKWSDGTTAHTIKKFGVVNRYDLGEEFPIMTLRPTNLKAAIDEVLWIWQKKSNNIKDLNSRIWDSWADEAGSIGKAYGYQLSIKHKYKEGEFDQVDRVLYDLKHNPYSRRIIVNMYNHQDLNEMHLYPCAYSMTFNVTGGKLNAVLNQRSQDILVANNWNICQYAVLVHMFAKVSNLEVGELVHVIADAHIYDRHIPLINELLKRPVYDAPKLVINGNKDNFYEFSVDDFILEGYQSGSQIKIPVAI; this is encoded by the coding sequence TTGAGTAAAGCGGATTTTATTTTTATTAAAATGTGCAGGGACATATTGGAAAACGGAACTTCCTCAGAAGGCGAGGTTGTGAGGGCAAAGTGGAGTGACGGTACTACCGCCCATACAATAAAAAAGTTTGGCGTGGTTAACAGGTATGATCTGGGAGAAGAATTTCCAATTATGACTTTAAGACCAACCAATCTTAAAGCTGCTATTGATGAAGTGCTATGGATATGGCAGAAAAAGTCCAACAATATAAAGGACTTAAACAGCAGGATATGGGACAGTTGGGCTGACGAAGCCGGTTCAATCGGAAAAGCTTATGGATACCAGCTTTCTATAAAACACAAGTATAAAGAGGGCGAGTTTGACCAGGTAGATAGGGTTTTGTATGATCTAAAGCACAATCCTTACAGCAGAAGGATTATAGTCAATATGTACAACCATCAGGATTTAAATGAGATGCATCTATATCCCTGTGCTTACAGTATGACATTTAACGTTACAGGGGGAAAGCTTAATGCTGTTTTAAACCAGAGGTCCCAGGATATTCTGGTTGCAAACAACTGGAATATATGCCAGTACGCAGTGCTTGTACATATGTTTGCCAAGGTAAGCAATCTTGAGGTGGGTGAGCTTGTTCATGTTATAGCGGATGCTCACATATACGACAGGCATATTCCTCTTATAAATGAGCTTTTAAAAAGGCCGGTGTATGATGCACCAAAGCTTGTAATAAATGGTAACAAGGATAATTTTTACGAGTTTTCGGTAGATGATTTTATACTAGAAGGCTACCAAAGCGGTTCACAGATAAAGATACCTGTTGCAATATAA
- a CDS encoding dihydrofolate reductase, translated as MKAIANVDSNWGIGCNGNLLVRIPEDMRFFKATTIGKIVVMGRETFESLPGGQPLKERTNIVLTRNEDFNPNGAIKCSSIFDLNNNLSQYNLNDVFVIGGESVYKQLLPFCSEAYITKVESKFDADKFFVNLDLNEAWEVVDESEVKTHNDINFRFVKYINKKI; from the coding sequence ATGAAGGCTATTGCAAACGTGGATTCAAACTGGGGTATAGGATGTAATGGTAACCTGCTTGTCAGAATTCCTGAGGACATGAGGTTCTTTAAGGCAACTACCATTGGAAAGATAGTGGTCATGGGGAGGGAGACTTTTGAGTCTTTGCCTGGAGGACAGCCCTTAAAGGAAAGGACAAATATTGTGCTCACCAGGAACGAGGACTTTAATCCAAATGGTGCCATAAAGTGCAGCTCAATTTTTGATTTGAATAATAATTTAAGTCAATACAATCTAAACGATGTGTTTGTCATAGGCGGAGAATCTGTATACAAGCAGTTGCTGCCGTTTTGCTCCGAAGCTTATATAACAAAAGTTGAAAGTAAATTTGATGCGGATAAGTTTTTTGTTAATCTTGATTTGAATGAGGCATGGGAAGTGGTTGACGAAAGTGAAGTTAAGACACATAATGATATAAACTTTAGGTTTGTAAAATACATAAATAAAAAAATATAA
- a CDS encoding glycosyltransferase family 4 protein, which yields MNIGIFTDTYHPDVSGVVTSIDMLSDELKKRGHNVYIFTISNPNITKKRPGVFRLPSMAFIFYKSRRVGLFYSNRAAKGVKRLKLDIIHTQSEFSLGIFGTIMSKQLGIPLIHTYHTLWKDYVHYISKNKFKKTTDDIVKILSRNFCNACNTVIAPSKKTYDILYEYGVKSPIKIIPTGINLDRFSEDKYSKDDLAALKKSLGMKKDDPVMLFIGRVDKEKSIDIALRQMPEILKKLPDVKFLIVGDGQASEDLKALTAELSIEKSVIFTGVQPWEKIGMFYRLGDVFISCSVTETQGLTLIEAMASDVPIIARYDRNIDGIIQNNKNGRIFKYENELSDIIMEVLNDKKLARSYAKNAKRTVESFSSGEFGKNVETLYNEVLESHKKVRKRGYNFRKKFKSLSIKTRRSGA from the coding sequence ATGAACATTGGAATATTCACCGATACATATCACCCGGATGTAAGCGGCGTTGTTACATCAATAGATATGTTGTCAGACGAACTTAAAAAAAGAGGCCATAACGTATATATATTCACAATTTCGAACCCCAATATTACAAAAAAACGCCCTGGTGTATTCAGATTACCAAGCATGGCTTTTATTTTCTATAAATCCAGAAGGGTTGGCTTATTTTATTCCAATAGAGCTGCTAAGGGAGTAAAACGCTTAAAGCTTGATATTATTCATACCCAATCAGAGTTTTCCCTTGGTATTTTCGGTACGATTATGTCTAAGCAGCTTGGAATTCCGTTAATTCATACCTATCATACCCTTTGGAAGGATTATGTACATTACATTTCCAAAAATAAATTTAAAAAAACCACTGATGATATTGTAAAAATACTGAGCAGAAACTTCTGTAACGCTTGTAATACTGTAATTGCCCCCTCTAAGAAGACATATGATATTTTATATGAATATGGGGTAAAAAGCCCTATAAAAATAATACCTACAGGAATTAATCTGGATAGATTCAGTGAAGATAAATATTCCAAAGATGATCTAGCCGCTTTAAAGAAAAGTCTGGGTATGAAAAAAGATGATCCAGTAATGTTGTTTATAGGAAGAGTAGATAAGGAAAAGAGCATAGATATTGCTTTAAGGCAGATGCCTGAAATTTTAAAAAAGCTTCCTGACGTAAAGTTTCTGATTGTAGGAGATGGTCAGGCTTCAGAAGATCTTAAGGCTTTGACAGCCGAGCTTAGTATAGAAAAATCCGTCATCTTTACCGGAGTACAGCCATGGGAAAAAATAGGCATGTTTTACAGGCTTGGAGATGTATTTATAAGCTGCTCCGTTACGGAGACCCAGGGACTTACATTAATAGAGGCAATGGCATCAGATGTACCGATCATAGCTAGATATGATAGAAATATAGACGGTATTATACAGAATAATAAAAACGGTAGAATATTTAAATATGAAAATGAGCTTTCCGATATCATTATGGAAGTGCTGAACGATAAAAAGCTGGCGAGAAGCTATGCCAAGAATGCAAAAAGGACGGTTGAAAGCTTCTCATCCGGAGAGTTCGGTAAAAATGTGGAAACATTATATAATGAAGTTTTAGAAAGCCATAAAAAAGTCAGAAAAAGAGGTTATAATTTCCGCAAGAAATTTAAAAGCCTCAGCATTAAAACACGTAGAAGCGGTGCTTAA
- the rpmI gene encoding 50S ribosomal protein L35, which produces MPKIKTHSSSKKRFSLTATGKVKRAKAFKRHILNKKTTKRKRNLRKSAIASPANAATVKMLIPYK; this is translated from the coding sequence ATGCCTAAGATTAAGACTCACAGCTCTTCTAAAAAGAGATTTAGTTTGACTGCAACCGGTAAGGTTAAGAGAGCTAAAGCTTTTAAGCGCCATATTTTAAACAAAAAAACTACTAAGAGAAAGAGAAACTTGAGGAAATCAGCTATTGCATCACCTGCAAATGCAGCTACTGTTAAAATGTTGATTCCGTATAAGTAG
- the infC gene encoding translation initiation factor IF-3, whose amino-acid sequence MINEEIRDKEIRLIDSDGTMLGIISSKEAQKMASSKNLDLVKIAPQAAPPVCKIMDYGKYMFELAKKEKEARKNQKVISIKEVRVSASIEEHDFNFKVKNAYKFLKDGDKVKVSVKFRGREMNYTSLGEEVLGKFAEAVEEVATVERKPKLEGKSMIMILNPKQQ is encoded by the coding sequence ATGATAAATGAGGAAATCAGGGATAAGGAAATAAGACTGATTGATAGTGATGGTACTATGCTGGGAATTATTTCTTCAAAAGAAGCTCAGAAAATGGCCAGCTCGAAGAACCTTGACTTGGTTAAGATTGCTCCTCAAGCTGCTCCGCCTGTTTGCAAGATAATGGATTACGGCAAATATATGTTTGAGCTTGCAAAAAAGGAAAAGGAAGCTAGGAAAAATCAAAAGGTTATTAGCATTAAGGAAGTCCGGGTTTCAGCATCAATTGAAGAACACGATTTTAACTTCAAGGTGAAGAATGCTTATAAGTTCTTGAAAGATGGAGACAAAGTTAAAGTCAGTGTTAAATTCCGAGGCAGAGAAATGAATTACACCTCATTAGGCGAAGAAGTACTCGGTAAGTTTGCTGAAGCGGTTGAAGAAGTTGCTACTGTTGAAAGAAAGCCTAAGCTTGAAGGTAAAAGTATGATTATGATACTAAACCCAAAGCAGCAGTAA
- a CDS encoding biotin transporter BioY, giving the protein MSKVHKMVLVSMFAVLTCIGAFIKIQLPLVPFSFQIFFVILSGLLLGSKLGMLSQLIYIAIGLAGFPVFTGGGGLSYLTKPTFGYIIGFVAAAYITGKIKEIFDSKGITFTKLFASSFAGILSCYIFGVAYLIFYTKFIISGNPNLTRLLLDGFLVFLPWDIIKIAVAAWVSNEVVKRIGEFKLRGA; this is encoded by the coding sequence TTGAGTAAAGTTCATAAGATGGTTCTAGTTTCAATGTTTGCTGTTTTGACATGTATAGGTGCATTTATTAAAATTCAGTTGCCTTTGGTGCCTTTTTCATTCCAGATTTTCTTTGTTATTCTTTCTGGACTGCTCCTTGGTTCAAAGCTTGGAATGCTTTCACAGCTAATTTACATAGCCATAGGCCTTGCAGGATTCCCGGTATTTACTGGGGGCGGGGGCTTGAGTTATTTAACAAAGCCTACATTCGGCTATATTATAGGATTTGTTGCAGCTGCTTACATAACCGGCAAAATCAAAGAAATTTTCGATTCAAAAGGAATTACCTTTACTAAGCTCTTTGCATCATCATTTGCAGGCATATTGAGCTGTTATATCTTCGGTGTCGCATACCTGATTTTTTACACAAAGTTCATTATCAGCGGAAATCCAAATCTGACAAGATTATTGCTAGATGGCTTTCTTGTGTTTTTGCCCTGGGATATTATAAAAATTGCAGTTGCAGCCTGGGTATCCAATGAGGTTGTAAAGCGAATCGGTGAATTTAAATTAAGAGGTGCCTGA
- the rplT gene encoding 50S ribosomal protein L20 produces MSRVKGAVRTRARHKKILKLAKGYFGAKSKLFRLANQAVMKSLVYAYRDRRAKKRDFRKLWISRINAAARVNGLSYSRFMDGIKKSGISLNRKVLADMAVNDAEAFAQLAEKVKKAVSVKL; encoded by the coding sequence ATGTCAAGAGTAAAAGGTGCGGTTAGAACCCGTGCAAGACATAAAAAGATTCTCAAACTGGCAAAAGGATATTTTGGAGCAAAAAGCAAGCTCTTTAGGTTAGCAAATCAGGCTGTTATGAAATCCCTGGTTTATGCATACAGGGATAGAAGGGCAAAGAAAAGAGACTTTAGAAAGTTGTGGATTTCAAGAATAAACGCAGCAGCTAGGGTAAATGGATTAAGCTACAGCAGGTTTATGGATGGAATTAAAAAGTCAGGAATTTCTTTAAATAGAAAAGTTCTTGCAGATATGGCTGTAAACGATGCAGAAGCATTTGCACAGTTAGCAGAAAAAGTTAAAAAGGCAGTTAGTGTAAAACTTTAA
- a CDS encoding RNA methyltransferase has protein sequence MDIITSNQNSLIKEIKSLEIRKNREDKGLFIAEGLRFVEEAIKENALIDKIVVSSTFLENKSSLNIMDEIHSMGLSYFVASDKVFKEISDTQSPQGILAIIRKKDAALWDVIKGSDKIVMLESLQDPGNMGTIIRTADAAGMTGVILSKGCVDVYNRKVLRSTMGSIFHLPIHQSPNFISTINLIKAKGIKVYAAHLDGTINYYGMDECQNAAIIIGNEANGISDEAAKAADCLVKIPMPGKAESLNASVAAGILMYEIVRKSGTS, from the coding sequence ATGGATATTATAACAAGCAATCAAAATTCATTAATCAAAGAAATAAAGTCACTGGAAATACGTAAGAACAGGGAAGATAAAGGTCTCTTTATTGCAGAAGGTTTAAGGTTTGTTGAAGAGGCGATAAAAGAGAATGCATTGATAGACAAGATTGTGGTTTCCAGTACGTTTTTAGAAAATAAATCATCATTAAATATAATGGATGAAATTCATAGCATGGGACTATCTTACTTTGTTGCATCTGACAAGGTTTTTAAAGAGATATCCGATACCCAGTCTCCTCAAGGTATATTAGCCATTATCAGGAAGAAGGATGCTGCACTATGGGATGTAATAAAGGGCAGTGATAAAATAGTTATGCTAGAGTCGCTTCAGGACCCTGGGAACATGGGAACCATAATAAGAACAGCAGATGCTGCCGGAATGACAGGAGTCATTTTGTCCAAGGGCTGTGTCGATGTGTATAACCGTAAAGTGCTCCGGTCAACTATGGGTTCAATATTCCATTTGCCCATACACCAATCACCCAACTTTATAAGTACCATAAATCTGATTAAAGCCAAAGGAATTAAAGTCTATGCGGCACACTTAGATGGAACAATCAATTATTATGGCATGGATGAATGCCAAAATGCAGCTATAATTATTGGTAATGAAGCAAATGGAATAAGTGATGAGGCGGCAAAAGCAGCTGATTGCCTTGTTAAAATCCCAATGCCTGGAAAGGCTGAATCTCTTAATGCTTCTGTTGCAGCAGGCATACTAATGTATGAAATTGTTAGAAAATCAGGCACCTCTTAA
- a CDS encoding glutamate synthase subunit beta, translated as MGKPTGFMEYKRELPPDRSPLERINDWNEFHLHLSEEAQRVQGARCMDCGIPFCHTGLLLNGMASGCPTNNLIPEWNDLVYRGRWKEAVARLLKTNNFPEFTGRVCPAPCEGSCTVGINDPQVTIKNNECSIIDRAFKEGWIAPTPPKKRTGKKVAVVGSGPSGLACADQLNKAGHLVTVFERADRIGGLLMYGIPNMKLDKSVVQRRVDLMAAEGINFITNTEVGVNYPKDKLLKEFDAVVLCGGSTKPRDLPVEGREYKGIYFAMEFLHANTKSLLDSKLEDGNYISAKDKNVVIIGGGDTGTDCVGTSIRHGCKSVVQFEIMPEPPNERQPNNPWPEWPKVLKVDYGQEEAIALYGRDPREYYITTKKFVSDDNGNVKEVHTVKVEWKKDDSGRFIPVEIPGTEKIWPADLVLLAMGFLGPEDTVLSSMGIEKDQRSNAKAEYGKFETNIKGVFTAGDMRRGQSLVVWAINEGRGAARECDKFLMGSTMLP; from the coding sequence ATGGGTAAACCTACTGGATTTATGGAATATAAAAGAGAACTACCGCCCGATCGTAGTCCTCTTGAAAGAATAAATGACTGGAATGAGTTTCATCTGCATCTTTCTGAAGAAGCTCAACGCGTTCAGGGTGCAAGATGCATGGATTGCGGAATACCATTTTGTCATACCGGATTACTTTTAAACGGCATGGCTTCTGGATGTCCCACAAACAATCTTATTCCCGAATGGAATGATTTAGTATATAGAGGTCGCTGGAAGGAAGCTGTGGCAAGATTACTGAAAACAAACAACTTCCCTGAGTTCACAGGACGTGTGTGTCCTGCACCATGTGAAGGATCTTGTACTGTTGGTATAAACGACCCGCAGGTTACTATAAAGAATAATGAATGTTCAATTATTGATCGTGCTTTCAAGGAGGGATGGATAGCACCCACTCCTCCTAAAAAACGCACAGGCAAAAAGGTTGCTGTTGTAGGTTCGGGCCCTTCCGGGCTTGCATGTGCAGACCAGCTTAATAAGGCGGGGCATCTTGTTACTGTATTTGAGCGTGCAGACAGAATCGGCGGTCTTTTGATGTATGGTATTCCCAATATGAAGCTTGATAAAAGCGTGGTTCAACGTCGTGTAGATTTAATGGCAGCTGAGGGTATAAATTTTATAACCAATACTGAGGTTGGTGTAAATTACCCAAAAGATAAATTGCTTAAAGAGTTTGATGCAGTTGTTTTGTGCGGCGGCTCAACAAAACCGCGTGACCTCCCTGTTGAAGGGCGTGAATATAAAGGAATCTACTTTGCAATGGAATTTCTGCATGCTAACACCAAAAGCCTTCTTGATTCAAAATTGGAAGATGGTAATTACATCTCTGCCAAGGACAAGAATGTTGTCATAATCGGGGGTGGTGACACAGGTACAGACTGTGTGGGTACTTCAATACGTCATGGCTGCAAGAGTGTGGTTCAATTTGAAATAATGCCTGAACCGCCTAATGAAAGGCAGCCCAATAACCCATGGCCCGAATGGCCCAAGGTATTAAAGGTTGATTATGGACAGGAAGAAGCCATTGCACTTTATGGAAGAGACCCTCGTGAGTACTATATCACAACCAAGAAATTTGTATCTGACGATAATGGCAATGTAAAAGAGGTTCATACCGTAAAGGTAGAATGGAAGAAGGATGACAGCGGCCGCTTTATTCCTGTAGAAATTCCAGGTACCGAAAAGATCTGGCCTGCTGACCTGGTACTCCTTGCAATGGGATTTTTAGGTCCTGAGGACACAGTTTTAAGCTCAATGGGAATTGAGAAGGATCAGCGTTCAAATGCCAAGGCTGAGTACGGTAAGTTCGAAACGAACATCAAAGGAGTATTTACAGCGGGTGATATGAGAAGAGGTCAAAGTCTTGTTGTTTGGGCTATAAATGAAGGCAGAGGTGCCGCTAGAGAATGCGACAAATTCCTTATGGGCTCCACAATGCTCCCATAA
- a CDS encoding lysylphosphatidylglycerol synthase transmembrane domain-containing protein — protein MKKNIFNLIIIIVSLAVPFVLVFSTQSIGNLLHQISRLDTRWIILAFLFMFLYWFFEALSLHIISVFHGFKEKVSNSFSYTMVGQFFNSITPFQSGGQPAQVVYMMKNDIDSANASSIVMLKFVAFQSVLTIYSLVVIIFTFNDFNARIPYLLPFTVLGLAVHASMIGISMLFSYNRTLTEKILKFVFKVLKKIRIIKGDEVEAEKKLEDSLSKFHDNAFLLKKNPKLLIELFILTMIQLSFFFAIPYLIYRGFGTDSSSFFELFAAAVFIATVISIIPLPGAAGGAEISSYTFFHFFFEGNAVFTAMLLWRIITFYSCIGFGGLFTVICPNKSKKEAS, from the coding sequence GTGAAAAAAAACATTTTCAATCTCATAATAATTATAGTATCACTGGCAGTTCCGTTTGTTCTGGTTTTTTCTACACAGAGCATAGGCAATTTGCTACATCAAATCTCAAGACTTGATACACGCTGGATAATACTTGCTTTTTTATTTATGTTTTTATACTGGTTTTTTGAGGCCTTATCTCTTCATATAATTTCAGTCTTCCATGGTTTCAAGGAAAAAGTCAGTAACTCTTTTTCCTACACAATGGTAGGTCAGTTTTTTAACTCGATAACCCCTTTTCAATCAGGCGGACAGCCGGCTCAGGTTGTTTATATGATGAAGAACGACATAGACTCTGCCAATGCCAGCTCTATAGTAATGCTTAAATTTGTGGCTTTCCAATCAGTACTTACAATATATTCCCTGGTTGTAATTATTTTTACATTTAATGATTTTAACGCCAGAATCCCTTATTTATTGCCTTTTACTGTATTAGGACTGGCAGTTCATGCTTCAATGATTGGAATATCCATGTTGTTCTCTTATAACAGAACACTTACAGAGAAGATACTCAAATTTGTATTTAAAGTATTAAAAAAGATACGAATCATAAAAGGTGACGAAGTTGAAGCTGAAAAAAAGCTTGAGGATTCGCTTTCCAAGTTTCATGATAATGCTTTTCTTTTAAAGAAAAATCCAAAGCTCCTTATCGAGCTGTTTATACTAACCATGATACAGCTATCATTCTTTTTTGCAATCCCCTATCTCATATATAGAGGCTTTGGAACTGACTCATCCAGCTTCTTTGAACTTTTTGCAGCAGCAGTGTTTATTGCTACAGTTATATCAATAATACCCCTTCCCGGTGCTGCAGGTGGGGCCGAGATAAGCTCTTATACATTCTTTCATTTTTTCTTTGAAGGCAATGCAGTCTTCACAGCAATGCTTCTATGGAGAATCATCACATTTTACTCCTGTATAGGTTTCGGGGGTCTTTTCACCGTGATATGTCCGAATAAATCAAAAAAAGAAGCCTCTTAG
- a CDS encoding glycosyltransferase family 4 protein: MYLINMLSSADKVKGQGVGSAYTEQVELVRKGLQDRYNVVTNKLKLADIMHYHTFDLQFYFLSSIAKFKGVNVGYVHLLPETVDGSLEFPAPIKKIFYRYIISFYKKMDYLVTVNPYFIKLLKNYGIDESKITYIPNFVSIKNFYSLNPDKKLETRKKYGIGENEFVVLGVGQVQTRKGVMDFIETAKKLNNIKFIWAGGFSFGRITAGYKELKKIVDNPPPNVQFPGILEREQMNELYNIANILFLPSYSELFPMTILEAFNCKLPILLRDLDIYPDVFFDYYQKGTEVNEFVDILHNMSNNVDVRTHWENQSWKGHQFYSEENILSMWANFYDSVNRKEKELNRKAAL; encoded by the coding sequence ATGTATTTAATAAACATGCTCTCTTCTGCTGATAAAGTCAAAGGACAGGGAGTCGGTTCTGCTTATACGGAACAGGTTGAGCTGGTACGTAAAGGACTTCAGGACCGTTATAATGTTGTTACCAATAAATTAAAGTTAGCTGATATAATGCATTACCATACATTTGACTTACAGTTTTATTTCCTTTCTTCAATTGCAAAATTTAAAGGAGTTAACGTAGGTTATGTTCATCTCCTTCCTGAAACCGTTGATGGAAGCCTGGAGTTTCCTGCACCGATCAAAAAAATTTTTTATAGGTATATAATTTCATTTTACAAAAAAATGGATTATCTAGTGACAGTTAATCCTTATTTTATAAAGCTTTTAAAAAACTATGGTATTGATGAAAGCAAAATAACTTATATACCTAACTTTGTTTCCATCAAGAATTTTTATTCCCTTAACCCGGATAAAAAACTGGAAACAAGGAAAAAATATGGTATTGGCGAGAATGAATTTGTGGTTTTAGGTGTTGGACAGGTACAGACAAGAAAAGGTGTAATGGATTTTATTGAAACAGCAAAAAAGCTAAATAATATAAAATTTATCTGGGCAGGCGGTTTTTCCTTTGGCAGGATAACCGCAGGTTATAAAGAGTTAAAAAAGATAGTTGATAATCCCCCACCTAATGTGCAGTTTCCAGGTATTTTGGAAAGAGAGCAAATGAATGAGCTATACAACATAGCCAATATTCTCTTTCTTCCATCTTACAGCGAATTGTTTCCTATGACAATACTTGAGGCCTTTAACTGTAAATTACCTATTTTATTGAGGGATCTTGATATTTACCCTGATGTTTTCTTTGATTACTATCAAAAAGGAACTGAAGTAAATGAATTTGTTGATATATTACATAATATGAGCAATAACGTTGACGTCAGAACTCATTGGGAAAATCAATCATGGAAAGGACATCAGTTTTATTCGGAAGAAAACATACTATCAATGTGGGCAAACTTTTACGACAGTGTGAACAGAAAAGAGAAGGAACTAAACCGAAAAGCTGCCCTATAG